A stretch of Terriglobales bacterium DNA encodes these proteins:
- a CDS encoding glutaredoxin domain-containing protein, with protein MMRELLSARGVAFEERDVSADRGALRDMVRRYHSRTTPTVVVGEEVVIGFDPRRLEELLNALESH; from the coding sequence GTGATGCGGGAACTCCTCTCGGCGAGAGGAGTGGCCTTTGAGGAGCGCGACGTTTCCGCCGACCGCGGCGCGCTGCGGGACATGGTGCGCCGCTACCACAGCCGCACCACGCCCACGGTGGTGGTGGGCGAAGAAGTGGTGATCGGCTTCGATCCCCGGCGCCTCGAAGAACTGCTGAACGCGCTCGAATCGCATTAA
- a CDS encoding EamA family transporter, with protein sequence MKRFPDWEYPIAINAHPIRGYFYIAGAALCWAASAAMARAVFTGKLLASATGGQPLGPLILSQTRVTLSLLVLLPALLLVRGRAAFRMPAADFVRCLLIGTAGIAASNYFYYLAVQRTTVATAITLQYLCPILVLSWMVARGLQRATAQRVSAVLLAVAGCALAIGLGRAEIRLVPAGVAAGLGAAVAFGFYNVMGRGLLERYDRWAVFTYAMLGASAFWAVVNPPWKIAAAHYSAAQWEFMALFALVSILIGYALYFSGLAELDATRAVVTSCLEPVFAILLTAAFLAEGLFWSQALGVALVLAGTIIIQTVESG encoded by the coding sequence TTGAAGCGCTTTCCTGACTGGGAATATCCAATCGCAATCAACGCACATCCCATTCGCGGATACTTCTATATAGCCGGCGCGGCGTTGTGCTGGGCTGCGTCGGCGGCGATGGCGCGCGCTGTCTTTACCGGCAAGCTGCTCGCCAGTGCAACCGGCGGCCAGCCGTTGGGCCCGCTCATCCTCTCGCAGACCCGCGTCACCCTCTCGCTGCTGGTGCTGCTGCCGGCGCTGCTGCTCGTCCGCGGGCGCGCGGCGTTTCGCATGCCGGCTGCTGACTTTGTCCGCTGCCTTCTGATCGGAACGGCGGGAATTGCAGCCTCCAACTACTTCTATTACCTCGCCGTGCAAAGGACCACGGTCGCTACCGCCATCACGTTGCAATACCTGTGCCCGATTCTCGTGCTCTCGTGGATGGTGGCGCGCGGACTGCAGCGCGCCACTGCGCAACGGGTGAGCGCGGTCCTGCTCGCCGTCGCCGGATGCGCGCTCGCCATCGGGTTGGGCCGCGCTGAAATCCGGCTGGTTCCGGCGGGGGTGGCTGCCGGCCTGGGCGCGGCCGTCGCCTTCGGCTTCTACAACGTGATGGGACGCGGCCTGCTCGAGCGCTACGACCGCTGGGCGGTTTTCACCTACGCCATGCTCGGAGCGTCGGCGTTCTGGGCGGTGGTGAACCCGCCGTGGAAGATCGCGGCGGCACACTACTCCGCCGCGCAATGGGAGTTCATGGCGCTGTTCGCGCTGGTCTCCATCCTGATCGGATACGCCCTCTACTTCTCAGGGCTGGCGGAGCTCGACGCGACGCGCGCCGTGGTCACCAGCTGTCTTGAGCCCGTGTTCGCGATTTTGCTGACCGCGGCGTTCCTCGCTGAAGGCTTGTTCTGGAGCCAGGCGCTGGGCGTTGCGCTGGTGCTGGCGGGGACGATCATCATTCAGACAGTGGAGAGCGGATAG
- a CDS encoding MBL fold metallo-hydrolase — protein sequence MKATLTVLGSGTSMGVPTIGCGCAVCTSRDPRDRRTRPSVLVEFDGHTVLIDTTPDFREQAIREGIRTLDAVLYTHGHADHILGLDDLRPLSFRTGNIPLYAHPETLATLRSIFRYIFDNDYKYGGLAKVELKEMTGPLDLFGVCFEPVPVMHGDATIHGYRVGNMAYLTDHSEIPDASMARLRELDILFLDALRRKPHPTHSTLENSLRLVEELKPRRAFFTHISHDLGHQETNGALPEHVRLAHDGLKLEFEL from the coding sequence ATGAAAGCAACCCTTACCGTGCTCGGTTCGGGGACGTCGATGGGCGTCCCCACCATCGGCTGCGGCTGCGCCGTGTGCACCTCCCGCGATCCGCGCGACCGGCGCACGCGTCCCTCGGTGCTGGTGGAGTTCGATGGCCACACCGTGCTCATCGACACCACGCCCGACTTCCGCGAGCAGGCCATCCGCGAAGGCATCCGCACGCTCGACGCCGTGCTCTACACCCACGGCCACGCCGATCACATCCTGGGCCTCGACGACCTGCGCCCGCTCAGCTTCCGCACCGGCAACATTCCGCTCTACGCCCATCCTGAAACGCTGGCTACGCTGCGCAGCATCTTCCGCTACATTTTTGACAACGATTACAAGTACGGCGGGCTGGCCAAGGTCGAGCTCAAGGAGATGACCGGGCCGCTCGACCTGTTCGGCGTGTGTTTTGAGCCGGTGCCGGTCATGCACGGCGACGCCACTATCCACGGCTATCGGGTGGGAAACATGGCGTACCTCACCGACCACAGCGAGATTCCTGACGCGTCGATGGCCCGCCTGCGCGAGCTCGACATTTTGTTTTTGGACGCTCTGCGCCGCAAGCCGCACCCCACGCACTCGACGCTGGAGAACTCGCTGCGCCTTGTGGAAGAGCTGAAGCCGCGCCGCGCTTTCTTTACGCATATTTCGCACGACCTCGGCCACCAAGAAACCAACGGCGCGCTGCCCGAACACGTCCGCCTGGCGCACGACGGCCTGAAACTGGAGTTTGAATTGTGA
- a CDS encoding DUF1844 domain-containing protein, producing MSPKNEPELKVTDRRLFNAEGELRPDVVDEERRQETAPSPPLPAAETTPAANAAPAAPPPISAEEHQASHSAFRDAGAKVDDILREALGNQHHPEKLQVSFESLVASMYMTAMMQLGMLHEKGEQPQVDLVGARHTIDTLSMLEEKTRGNLTEGERAVLQDALFRLRMAFVEITNMLTRQPAPGEPTVGQR from the coding sequence ATGTCGCCGAAGAACGAACCCGAACTGAAAGTCACCGATCGCCGGCTGTTCAACGCCGAAGGCGAGTTGCGCCCCGATGTGGTTGACGAAGAGCGCCGGCAGGAAACCGCTCCGTCGCCGCCTCTGCCTGCCGCTGAGACCACGCCTGCCGCGAACGCCGCTCCGGCCGCTCCGCCGCCAATCTCAGCCGAGGAGCATCAAGCCAGCCACAGCGCCTTCCGCGACGCCGGCGCGAAGGTCGACGACATTCTGCGCGAAGCGCTGGGGAACCAGCATCATCCGGAAAAGCTCCAGGTCAGCTTCGAGAGTCTGGTCGCGTCAATGTACATGACGGCGATGATGCAGCTCGGTATGCTGCACGAAAAAGGCGAGCAGCCCCAGGTGGACCTGGTGGGCGCGCGCCACACCATTGACACGCTCTCCATGCTCGAGGAGAAAACGCGCGGTAATCTGACCGAGGGCGAGCGCGCCGTCCTGCAGGACGCGCTCTTCCGCCTGCGCATGGCGTTCGTCGAGATCACCAACATGCTCACGCGCCAGCCCGCGCCGGGCGAGCCGACCGTCGGCCAGCGATGA
- a CDS encoding folate-binding protein — MSDRALQERLVASPTRMGEYLGAPAVAGYGDTAVEFAALRRACGITSLTWRQRFLVRGPDRVRWLNGMVTNNIRGLDPNRGVYSYLLNPQGRILADMVCFNCGDHLVIETDAAQVAGLREALEKYIIMDEVELADAEPDTKFAVTGPRAAEVLRSALAWSEDLATLAPLHMRDVSWHGATPTVIRTDFAVLPSFEVWLPATVAAELWQSLHDSGATPVGYEAMELLRVWAGRPQYGADISQRYLPQETAQDRALHFNKGCYVGQEIVERIHSRGLVHRLLAAFAVNGPPPAAGARIQVDGKDAGEVTSAASLPLESGAKTAALGYIRREAAAPGTAVQVGGSSATVVRPPIQ; from the coding sequence ATGAGTGATCGTGCGCTCCAGGAGCGGCTGGTTGCGAGCCCGACGCGCATGGGCGAATACCTTGGCGCGCCGGCGGTGGCCGGGTATGGCGACACGGCCGTCGAGTTCGCCGCGCTGCGCCGCGCCTGCGGCATCACCAGCCTGACCTGGCGCCAGCGCTTCCTGGTTCGCGGGCCCGACCGTGTCCGCTGGTTGAACGGCATGGTCACCAACAACATTCGCGGCCTGGACCCGAATCGGGGCGTGTACTCGTATCTGCTGAACCCGCAGGGGCGGATCCTGGCCGACATGGTCTGCTTCAATTGCGGCGACCACCTGGTGATCGAAACCGACGCGGCCCAGGTCGCCGGCCTGCGCGAGGCGCTGGAGAAGTACATCATCATGGACGAGGTGGAACTCGCCGACGCCGAGCCGGACACGAAGTTTGCGGTGACTGGCCCGCGCGCCGCCGAAGTCCTTCGCAGCGCCCTGGCATGGAGCGAGGACCTGGCCACGCTGGCCCCGCTCCACATGCGCGACGTTTCGTGGCATGGCGCCACCCCGACCGTGATACGCACCGACTTCGCCGTCCTACCCAGCTTCGAGGTCTGGCTGCCGGCAACCGTTGCCGCCGAACTGTGGCAATCGCTGCACGATTCCGGAGCAACGCCGGTGGGCTACGAAGCGATGGAGCTGCTGCGCGTGTGGGCCGGGCGTCCGCAGTATGGGGCAGACATCAGCCAGCGCTACCTGCCGCAGGAAACCGCGCAGGACCGCGCCCTGCACTTCAACAAGGGATGCTACGTCGGCCAGGAGATTGTGGAGCGCATACACTCGCGTGGCCTGGTGCATCGCCTGTTGGCTGCGTTTGCGGTCAACGGACCGCCGCCCGCCGCCGGCGCCAGGATTCAAGTGGACGGCAAAGACGCGGGCGAGGTCACCAGCGCGGCGTCGCTGCCGCTGGAGTCGGGCGCGAAGACGGCGGCGCTCGGGTACATTCGGCGCGAAGCCGCCGCGCCGGGCACGGCGGTTCAAGTTGGAGGATCTTCGGCCACGGTCGTGAGGCCTCCGATTCAGTGA
- a CDS encoding class I SAM-dependent methyltransferase: protein MPIFAMQRVPEPEVMDDSSEVEAYASAAAQTYLEKIDRTFVDHLARLLAPRFGLRPVSALALDIGCGPGQIPILMAQRWPGLRITGIDAAATMVQQARENAAKAQVAISFQVLRVAPEGRLPFDDGAFDVVTCNSVLHHLADPLALLNEAARIAKPGGAVLLRDLRRPSALTHGLHVRWFGRKYSGEMLRLYRASVRAAYTAAELQRMLSRSRLNDGRSRVFRHHLTHIGIERAMLPTG from the coding sequence ATGCCGATCTTCGCCATGCAACGCGTCCCCGAGCCGGAGGTGATGGACGACTCCTCCGAAGTCGAGGCCTACGCATCGGCCGCGGCGCAAACGTATCTGGAAAAAATAGATCGCACGTTTGTGGACCACCTTGCGCGCCTGCTGGCGCCGCGCTTCGGCTTGCGACCAGTAAGCGCGCTGGCCCTCGACATCGGCTGCGGCCCCGGGCAGATTCCGATTTTGATGGCGCAGCGCTGGCCCGGCCTGCGCATCACCGGCATTGACGCCGCGGCGACCATGGTCCAGCAGGCGCGGGAGAACGCGGCCAAGGCGCAGGTGGCGATTTCGTTCCAGGTGCTGCGCGTCGCGCCCGAAGGCCGCCTGCCGTTCGATGACGGCGCCTTCGACGTAGTCACCTGCAACTCGGTGCTGCATCACCTGGCCGATCCGCTGGCTCTGTTGAACGAGGCCGCCCGCATCGCCAAGCCCGGCGGCGCCGTGCTGTTGCGCGACCTGCGGCGGCCATCGGCGCTGACGCACGGCCTGCACGTGCGCTGGTTCGGGCGGAAGTATTCCGGCGAGATGCTGCGGCTGTACCGTGCCTCGGTGCGCGCGGCATACACCGCGGCCGAGCTGCAACGGATGCTGAGCCGGTCGCGACTCAACGACGGGCGCAGCCGCGTCTTCCGCCATCACCTGACGCACATCGGCATCGAGCGCGCCATGCTTCCGACCGGCTGA
- a CDS encoding MFS transporter, giving the protein MSAIAQNPQLTVGPAQRKTLIAAALGWMLDGFDVMLYALVLAHVMRDLGMSKATAGLLNTLTLLASGIGGVMFGLVADRIGRTRALMLSILTYSICSFASGLSTSILMLAAFRFILGLGMGGEWNTGATLVAETWPTHLRARAIALVQSSWAIGYALAALTSWTVLRRWNWRAVFFVGVLPALVTLWIRKDVPESEMWKSRQGSGSGETQPTVAFREIFSRRWVRPTLALLFMNFFGMFAWWGLFTWVPAYLSLPAGEGGRGFPAAQVTTMLVVLNLVGMFPGYAGFGWVADKIGRRRSVVLYTTMAALLVPLYAIARDPMALLVLGTPVAFFGTGFFSGSGIIASEVFPTDVRARALGFTYNGARTLSSIAPSVIGWVGQHYGLSWAFGLCGVSFFLAALAGMQLPETKGKPLE; this is encoded by the coding sequence GTGTCCGCCATCGCGCAGAATCCGCAGCTGACCGTCGGCCCGGCCCAGCGCAAGACGCTCATCGCCGCCGCGCTCGGCTGGATGCTCGATGGCTTCGACGTCATGCTCTACGCGCTCGTGCTGGCGCACGTGATGCGCGACCTGGGCATGTCGAAAGCGACCGCCGGGCTGCTCAACACCCTTACTTTGCTGGCTTCGGGCATCGGTGGTGTGATGTTCGGGCTCGTCGCCGACCGCATCGGGCGCACCCGCGCCCTGATGCTCAGCATTCTGACGTACTCGATCTGCTCGTTTGCCTCGGGCCTGTCCACTTCCATCCTCATGCTCGCCGCCTTCCGGTTCATCCTCGGACTCGGCATGGGCGGCGAGTGGAACACGGGCGCCACGCTCGTCGCCGAAACCTGGCCGACACATCTGCGCGCCAGGGCCATCGCCCTGGTCCAAAGCTCGTGGGCGATCGGCTACGCGCTGGCGGCGCTCACGTCGTGGACCGTGCTGCGGCGCTGGAACTGGCGCGCCGTGTTCTTCGTGGGCGTACTGCCCGCCCTGGTCACGCTCTGGATTCGCAAAGACGTGCCTGAATCGGAAATGTGGAAGTCGCGCCAGGGGAGCGGTTCCGGCGAAACCCAGCCGACGGTTGCATTCCGCGAGATTTTTTCGCGCCGCTGGGTTCGACCAACGCTCGCGCTGCTTTTCATGAACTTTTTCGGCATGTTTGCCTGGTGGGGACTGTTCACGTGGGTGCCGGCGTACTTGTCGCTGCCTGCCGGTGAAGGCGGACGCGGCTTCCCTGCCGCCCAGGTCACAACCATGCTCGTGGTGCTGAACCTGGTGGGCATGTTCCCCGGCTACGCCGGCTTCGGCTGGGTGGCCGATAAGATCGGCCGGCGGCGCAGCGTCGTCCTCTACACGACGATGGCGGCGCTGCTGGTGCCGCTCTACGCCATTGCGCGCGATCCGATGGCGCTGCTCGTCCTCGGGACGCCGGTAGCCTTCTTCGGCACGGGATTCTTTTCCGGCTCGGGAATTATCGCCAGCGAGGTGTTCCCGACCGACGTCCGTGCCCGCGCGCTCGGCTTCACCTACAACGGCGCGCGCACCCTCAGCTCGATTGCGCCTTCCGTCATTGGATGGGTGGGGCAGCACTACGGCCTGAGCTGGGCCTTCGGCTTGTGCGGCGTGTCGTTCTTCCTGGCAGCGCTGGCCGGCATGCAGTTGCCGGAGACGAAGGGCAAGCCGCTCGAATAA
- a CDS encoding 3-isopropylmalate dehydrogenase yields MASAASTNKRIAVIPGDGIGPEVIGEAVRVLRASGAPLTFTELDWSANRYLRDGTTVPPGGFAMLGRDFDAILLGAFGDPRVPSNIHAKETLLGMRFQMDLYVNLRPVKLLDESLCPLKNCKPEDVDFVVVRENTEGPYLDAGGVLKKDTPDEIATQEDVNTRKGVERIIRYAFELARRRPRKRLLMADKSNVMTYAGGLWQRVFRLVAGEYSDVQSSHMYIDALCLQMVREPKAFDVIVTNNMFGDIITDLAAALQGGLGMAASGNIHPGRTSMFEPVHGSAPPLAGKNVANPMGAILTAALMLEHLGLADHATRINTAVTAALRSKKTTSDIGGTMGTREVAEWIAGQVARL; encoded by the coding sequence GTGGCTTCAGCCGCCAGCACCAACAAACGCATTGCCGTGATTCCCGGCGACGGCATTGGTCCGGAAGTGATCGGCGAGGCGGTCCGCGTGCTGCGCGCCTCGGGCGCGCCGCTCACCTTCACCGAGCTCGACTGGAGCGCCAACCGCTACCTGCGCGACGGCACAACCGTTCCGCCCGGCGGCTTCGCGATGCTGGGGCGCGACTTCGACGCCATCCTGCTCGGCGCTTTCGGCGATCCGCGCGTGCCCTCGAACATCCATGCCAAGGAAACGCTGCTCGGCATGCGTTTTCAGATGGACCTCTACGTGAACCTGCGCCCGGTAAAGCTGCTCGACGAATCGCTGTGTCCACTGAAGAACTGCAAGCCCGAGGACGTGGACTTCGTCGTCGTCCGTGAGAACACCGAGGGCCCGTATCTCGATGCCGGCGGCGTGCTGAAGAAAGATACTCCCGACGAAATCGCCACGCAGGAAGACGTGAACACGCGCAAGGGCGTAGAGCGCATCATTCGCTACGCTTTTGAATTGGCGCGCCGGCGCCCGCGCAAGCGGCTGCTGATGGCCGACAAATCCAACGTCATGACCTACGCCGGCGGCCTGTGGCAGCGCGTGTTCAGGCTGGTCGCAGGCGAGTACAGCGACGTGCAGTCGTCGCACATGTACATTGACGCGCTCTGCCTGCAAATGGTCCGCGAGCCGAAGGCGTTTGACGTGATCGTGACCAACAACATGTTCGGCGACATCATCACCGACCTCGCCGCGGCGCTCCAGGGCGGGCTCGGGATGGCGGCGAGCGGGAACATACATCCGGGACGGACGTCGATGTTCGAGCCGGTGCACGGCTCCGCGCCGCCGCTGGCGGGGAAGAACGTCGCCAACCCGATGGGCGCGATCCTCACGGCGGCGCTGATGCTCGAGCACCTCGGACTTGCTGATCACGCCACCAGAATCAACACCGCCGTCACCGCGGCTCTCCGCTCGAAGAAAACGACGAGCGACATTGGCGGGACGATGGGAACGCGGGAAGTCGCCGAGTGGATCGCCGGACAGGTGGCTCGCCTGTAG
- a CDS encoding bifunctional riboflavin kinase/FAD synthetase: MQIFRQLDQVPANYGPSVLSVGNFDGVHLAHRNVLREVVERARELGARALAVTFDPHPVRVLRPGSKTRMLTPTEAKLELLRAAGLDAVLVLPFTRQLSEMSPADFARRILAEKLNAREVHEGFNFRFGHDAAGDVRQLEALGRELGFSLRVYPEMRVRGDVVSSSRIRQLIAEGRVTRVQRLLGRPFSIAAPPASGRGVGHRYTVPTINLARYDELLPGDGVYITCTEVGGECFQSVSNVGSRPTFDGAGFAVETHLLNFHPIEVAPESDVKLSFLYRLRPEIRFPGVEALRAQIARDVKRAQRYFRACEARNLAAKR; the protein is encoded by the coding sequence ATGCAGATCTTTCGCCAACTCGACCAAGTCCCCGCGAACTACGGGCCCAGTGTGCTCAGCGTGGGCAACTTCGACGGCGTGCACCTGGCGCACCGCAACGTGCTGCGTGAGGTGGTGGAGCGGGCGCGGGAGCTGGGCGCCCGCGCCCTGGCCGTCACCTTCGACCCACACCCGGTGCGCGTGCTGCGGCCCGGGTCGAAGACGCGCATGCTCACGCCAACCGAGGCGAAGCTCGAGCTGCTCAGGGCCGCCGGCCTCGACGCCGTGCTGGTGCTGCCCTTCACACGCCAGCTTTCCGAAATGTCTCCCGCCGACTTTGCGCGGCGGATCCTGGCGGAGAAGCTGAACGCACGCGAGGTACACGAGGGTTTCAATTTTCGCTTCGGACACGACGCCGCCGGCGATGTTCGGCAGCTCGAGGCGCTGGGCCGCGAGCTTGGCTTTTCCCTGCGTGTGTATCCGGAAATGCGGGTGCGCGGCGACGTGGTGTCATCGAGCCGCATCCGGCAGCTCATTGCCGAAGGCCGTGTGACGCGCGTGCAGCGGTTGCTCGGCCGGCCGTTCAGCATCGCCGCTCCGCCCGCCAGCGGCCGCGGAGTCGGACACAGGTACACCGTCCCTACCATCAACCTCGCCCGCTACGACGAACTCCTTCCCGGCGACGGCGTGTACATAACCTGTACGGAAGTTGGCGGGGAGTGCTTCCAGTCGGTGAGCAACGTGGGCTCACGGCCCACGTTCGACGGCGCCGGCTTCGCGGTGGAGACGCACCTGCTGAACTTTCATCCCATCGAGGTCGCGCCGGAGAGCGACGTGAAGCTTTCGTTCCTGTACCGGCTGCGTCCGGAGATCAGGTTTCCCGGCGTGGAGGCGCTGCGCGCCCAGATCGCGCGCGACGTGAAGCGCGCACAGCGGTACTTCCGGGCGTGCGAGGCCCGCAACCTGGCGGCCAAACGCTAG